The sequence ATTCAGAAAGGAATTCAGGACGGAAGACTTTATTCAGTCGGACCTCCCTCGTACCGTTTGGAAGATAACAACATCTGGAGTCGACACGAGTCCATTGTGGACTATTCGCGCCGCGTGCCCTGGGTCGATGGATTCCAATTTTTTAGCTACGGCTCATGGGAAGATTACAATTACTGGGAAAAGGCGAAGTCTTTATTTTTTCAAAGAAAGACAAAAATTCGCGCGAGTAAAACGATTGACTCCACTCCGCCGGACTCGCCCACAATTACTTTGCAAAAAATTGATTCTTTGGACTACGTGCTGACAATTGTGCCGGCGGCTACGGTCACTGAAAATCAGTGGTTTGCAGTCTATCGCTCTGAAGACGATACTCCAGACGTCGACAACGACGAAATCATCAACATCCATTTTGGCAAAGACAACTACAGCACTTTTGATCGTTTTGACGGGCTGCAGGATTATAACGGAACTTACAAATATTTTGCCACAACGCTTGATCGATTTTGGAATGAATCCGCTCCTTCCACGTTGGCGCAGGGGGACTCGCTGCCATCTTTCGCGCCGATCGTGGTGGATGCTGATCCGGCGCCGGGTGACACGATTCCGGCAAATTCAATGATCCGTTTTCAGTTTTCCAAAACAATGGTGCCCGAATCTATTGAAAATGCGGTTACACTTTCTCCTTCAGCGACAATTTCTGAATATCACTGGTCTGACGATTTCAAAAGCGTGACTCTTGTATTTGATTCGCCGTTGCAACCAGCAGCGGAATATTCACTTACGCTTTCGGCAAATGTCACCGACGTCAACAATACGCCGCTCGATGGCAACGGAGACGGAGTTGCTGGCGATGATTTTACATTACAATTTTACACTTTGCCCAACGACTTGAACGGGCCTGTCGTTGTTCAGAGCAATCCAAATATTGACAATCAAACAACCAATTTTCCGATTGACGGCGTGATGACAATTGTTTTCAGCGAGCCACTTGATCCGACGACAGTGAACAACAATACAATCCAATTGTTCGACAGCAACGGCTTGATTCCGTCAAATTACAAACTGACGCCCATCAGAAAAAAAGCGATTGTGAGCGTGCAAACTTCTTCGCCGCTGGAAAATGATGCCTCCTACACATTAGTTTTTTCCAGTGAAATTTCGGACACTGCCGGGAATACGCTGGGCAACGATATTTCCATCGATTTCAAAACTTCCAATGTTTACTATCAGGAAACCATTGATATTGAAAAATTCATGTCCTTAACAAATTGGGAGCAGCCAAACTACAGCGGTTCGACCGTCGGCATTGTTATTCCGAACACGGCTTTCGAAATGTCCGGAGAGGCTTACTTGCCATCCGCGTCGAGTCGCCAGAGAAATTCGGCGCGTTTGCGTTACGAATGGGATTCCAATGCTGCGGAATATTTGCTGCGGGAATACGCTTCCGGTTCCGGAGTAAAAAATGTGAAATTTGACACATCGTATGTTTTGCAATGTTTTGTGTTTGGCGATGGCAGCAAAAATAAATTCCGTTTTAGTCTGCGGGAAGAAAATGGGCAGGGCTATCCTCTGGAAGTTTCCCAATGGGTGACGATTAATTGGTACGGCTGGAAAATCGTCGAATGGGATTTGAGCGACCCCAATTCCGTCGGCACATGGCTGGGAAATGAAATTCTGGATGGCAGCAAATACTACATTGACAGTTTCCAGTTGACGCACGAAAATAAAGAATCTGAGTCTGACGGGAAACTATTCTTCGATAATCTCAGAATAGTGAAAAAAAGCCAGGTACCTTCAGAAGTTGAAACGGAAAAAACGCAATTGCCGCGTACGCTTGTTCTTCGGCAAAATTATCCCAACCCGTTCAATCCGACGACAACGATTTCCTTTTCAATTCCAGAAAAGGGATTAGCGCAACTAACCGTGTTTGATGTCCTGGGCAGAAACGTTGCGGCAGTGATTAACGAAACGCTGGAGCCGGGAACTTACCAGATTCCTTTTGACGGTTCAAATTTGCCGTCAGGAATTTACATCTACCGCCTGCGTTTTGAGAATAAAACTTTTTCCAAGCAGATGCTACTGATGAAATAATTTGAAAACAAAAAAAGCCGGCGCCTCAAATTCAATCTGGTTGACGTCGGCTTTTTTATTAGATTCCTTGGAGCTATTTCAGCAACAGCAGTTTATTTGCAGCTTTTTTTCCCTTGCTGGTTTTTATTTGAAAAAAATAAATCCCTGATCCGACGACAAATCCATTATCATCACGACCGTTCCAGCGAATTTCATGGCTGCCCGCTTTCAAATTTCCCGCAAAGATGCGCGCTACCCGCTGACCCCGGAAATTGAAAATCTCAACAACGACATGGTCTCCCGTAGCTAATTGGAACGGGATCACCGTTGAATTATTAAATGGATTGGGATAATTTTGACCTAATTGGAATTCAGCCGGAGAATTTTCTCCTTTTTGCTTTTTGACCCCCGAATGGCGAGCAATTTCAAAAGTTCCGTCACTGATATCCTCGCTCGAGTTGCCATCGAAATCAATTACCGTCACTCGTGCCAGTCCGACTTCGGTCGCTGAGTCCGGAATCTGCCACAGAAAAATGCCGCTGGAATCAATGAAATCAACTCCCAAAGCGCCCAAATTTTGCCAGTGCACGCCATTATCCAGCGACAGCGCAAAAATCAAAGAATCAATCGCTCGGTTGTCCGAAGCTTCCCAGCGGAGTGTGTCCCCGTCGCCGGCGTACAATTTTTCTCCGCCATTTGGAAAAAGAACCGCAACAACAGGCTTAACCGTGTCAATCGCCACAAAATTGACACCCTCATTGGAGGCATTGCCGAGGACAACTTCTCGCTGCTGTGGATCAAAAATCGCCCAATCGGCTTGCGGCGAGACGACATAATTCCCGGGCTCCAATTCGTAGAATCCAAAATAGCCATTCTCATCGCATACGACGCTATCAACTTTGCCGCCGGATAATTGAACCAGCACATCGGAGACAGGCTGTCCCCTGCCGTCTAAAATCAAACCCGAAATTGTTAGCCAATAATTGTATTGAGCAATTGCCATGTGAGCTGAATCCATTACGACCGAAATTGGATTCCCCGCCATTGGCGCTCCATCGACGAGCCAATTTTCCAAACGAAGAGTATCCGTGTTCTGCAAAATGATTTCTGGCGCCTCGCTAATTTCAACAGTATCATCCTGATCATGCCAGCCAATCTGAGAGAATTCCCACAGGCCCGCGGGATCGGTTTTTATTGATAAATAAAATTGACGCTGAAATTCAACTTTTGGAGTCAAAACCGAATCTGCTCGCAATTGGTGGAATCTTGTCCCGCCATCTTCCCACGCCACAAAAACAAAGCGGCTTGCGGAATCCTGATTTGTCACAATAGAATCGACTCCGATTTCGTGTTCCGATTCGAATTGCCAGAATTGTTGATACGGCAGCGAAAATCGAGCACCATCAACGTAAACAGGCAAATCAGTGAAATTTCCGGCGATAGTGACCAAAATGCTGTCCGCTCGGTAAACGGATCGCAGTTCATGAGCCTTGTCCATGACAACATTGATTGGATTCCCCCAAAGAGAATCGCCATCAAAAACCCAGCGGTCGAATTGATATTTTATTTCATTTTTCCAAAGCAAATTGTTTGGAGTAAAAATTTCTATTACGGTATCAGCTTCGTGCCAGCCAGTTTGAGTAAATTCGACGAGGGAATCAGGCTCAGACATGATTTGCAAATAAAATTCATGGCGCCAGTCCGCCGTCTCTGTGATCGGATGATTCATAATTACCAGTGAAGCAAAATCGGAGCCGGAATAGCTACCAATCCCTGTTCCCTGCCATGAGGCAAAAACAAATCTTTCTGCGGAGTTTACGCTGTCCGCAGCGTCCACACTAAAATATGCGCTGTCGCCGGCATCGTACCAACCGGAACCGGCAGGATTTCCGTAATCCGAAACAATGGTCAAAAAATGTTGCAACTGCCAATTTGCGGTTTCGACGGCAGCTTCTGTAACTGCGAATGAAAAGGATGCTTCGCTGCTGGACTGAGCGCCTTCCCAATTCAAAAACACGGCCCGCGTCGTGTCGCCAAAGGCAATCAGAGAATCCACTGAGACAAACGCCTTGCTTCCGCTGAGGTACCATCCCTCGCCTGTCGGCACGCCAAAATCGGATTGTACTTCAACATAAAAATAGGACAAAAAATTGCACTGAAAAATCGTGTCAGCGTTGGCAACGACAATGTGCGCCGTGTCGCCGCCATCGCCCCAGCTATCAAATACGTATCGAGTGTCAGAATGAAAAATTTGCTCTTTTGCCACACCGAGGGCGTGCTCCGTGCCAGAGTACCAGGTTGTATCAAACGGCAAAATTCGTTGAACTTCGTCAATTTTAATTTTAACTGAATCACTGACATTCGCTCTGAAGTTTACTGTAATCAGCGGCGCAAAAATTCTAATTTTTCCGTCAGACGTAACAACAGGAGGATCCCCCGAATTGAATAAAAATTGATCAAAATGAATCTCCGTTGAATCGAGATGCTTACCGACAGCAAGAAACGATAACTTTATCAATTGTCCACTACCAGAAAGCGGTCGCACTCCGTAATCGCCGACTAAAATCTTCCCCGCCGTTTTATCATTTGCAAAGGGCTGCAATGGTTGCCACTGCTCACTCAGCGTCTGGGAAATAGCAAAACCCAGATAGCGAATCACAGTACTATCAAAAATCAAAGTAAATTGATAGGAATAAATCGAATCCGGCAACTCCGAAACAGTCAGCGGAACGACAATTGTATCGCCGATGGTAGCTGTCGTGTCCGGCAGCGCGACTTGAACTTGCGAAAATCCGGCGACCGCAAAAATCATGGAAGAGATCAAAATCGACCAAATCCCGCTAACAATTTTCAATCTTTTCATTTTCCCGCTACTCTTCCTCCGCTTTTTTTCTTTTAAATATGAAAAAATTCCTCCCCATTTAAAAAACCATAATAATTGCCCGAGAAGGAACTTTGTCTGATTTGTACCAGAAATTTTTCTTCCTGTTTATTGCAATTTAACTAAAGTCCTCTTTTCAACAAAGCCATTTAATTGAAATTGACAAACATAAATTCCACTTGCAACACTCGTGCCAGCATTGTCTTTACCGTCCCACATTAATTCATATTTTCCCGGCAGCGCTGAATGATTAAGCAACGTCTTTACTTCCTGGCCTAACATATTAAATATTCTTACATTAAGCTCGCCGGAAACATTCACATTGTACGGAATAACCGTACTCGGATTGAATGGATTGGGATAATTTTCGCCAATCGTGAAAGCAACTGTCCGAGGATCGCGCAAAACATTTAAATTTGCAATTTGTGTCTGACTCGCTTGCTGATTAATCTGAAATCTCATGACAACACTGGCATCAAATTCGTTTTTGTCCGGAATAAATTCAAATTCCAGGCTTCCGATCGTGTCGGAAACAGCGATGGGGTTTGCCGAATAAAATCCGAATATAATTTTTCCCAAACGATGATTGATTAGCAGCGGCGTCGTGTCTGAAAAATTTACGCCCTTAAATCTTAATTTTTCTTCAGGGAATTCAACCTCTCCGCTGAAAGATAAAATTGAATCCGAACGAACAATTATCGGGAGAGATACTCTGTTTCGCGACCTAAACTCTATTTTTGTCATGACGGCATTTTCAAAATCCGTCGCTTTTGCCAATCCTGCCTGAGACCAAGCGCCAGCGACATCGCCCAGTAAAATGCCTGTGAAATCGGCGTGGGAATGATTCGAGTTTAAATTTGAATAATTTCTTAAAGCCGGAATAAAATCCCACTCACCCGTATGGTCATCAGTTAATGGGTTCAATTCGACAACATATCTCGCGATTAGCGCCGCGTCAAATGCCGTGATCATTCCGTTGCGGTCCACATCGGCGGCAAGTTGCTGATTCTGATTGAGCGTATCCACTCCGACGGCGTGCCTGAGTGTGAGCGCCGCGTTGTACATGGTAATCGCCCTATTTTCTGAACGATCTAATTGACTTTTTCCCGGACGAATGGTAAAATTTCCTCCGGCAGAAAGATCACTAAACTGAAAATAACCGGACAAATTGGTCGATTTCTGGGTTATCTGCGATCCAGTCAAATGAACAGTCGCATTATCAATCGGATTTTGATTGGAATAATAGCGAACATGGCCGGCAAGCTGGTAAGTTTGATCCGAAAGGAGCGGCAGCAAAACCTGAAAGAAAGTTTCCGCCATGACGTGGTAGCCGGCATCGTTGGGATGGACATAGTCGTCCATCCACTCCGCAGTCCAGTTCGGATTTTGCTTGATGGCATTATTTTGATCGACAAAATGAATGTCCCAGCCGATTGCTTTTTTTTCGGTAAAAAGATTATAAATCAATAAATTCAGATCTTCAGTGCGCTGGGGGCGATTTTCGTAATCATCAAAACGCGGAATGAGATTGCAAAACAAAATGATTGTGTTCCGATTTCTATTGTGGATTGTATCTAAAATATTCTCAATTTCGACAATCGTAGATTCGTTTGATTCTCCTTGGCTAATATCATTTGTTCCAATGTGCAAAAGCACGATGTCCGGGGGATTCAGGCGAAGCCAGTTATTCAAATTGTCTAAAATTTCATCCGCACGGTAGCCGCTGTGCCCTTCGTGATGCGGATAAAATCCCGTACCGTCATTCTTCGAGCCGACCATGTCAAAATTAATGCCTTCATTCTGGAGCATCAGGGACAAATCATCGCGATATCCGGCAGGCTCGCCGTGTCTTCCCATTGTGATCGAATTTCCCAAAGGCATTATTTTCACCTGAGCGACAAGAGAATGGGGAAGGAAAAAAAGAGCCGCTACCCAAAAATATTTTTCAATCAAAATTTTGATAATAATCCCCCTGAAACAGACCCTCTGTCACGGCTTGTTTCACTGGCATTGTGATGTACCTACTTCAATTTCAGCAACGTTCTGTTTTGAACGAACCTGTCCAATTGAAACCGACAAACATAAACGCCATCAGCGACATTTACACCAAAATCATCTCGGCCGTCCCATTTCAGTTCGTATTTTCCTGGCACGACTGAGTGATTAAAAATTCCCTTCACTTCCTGGCCCAAAGCATTAAAAATTTTTACGTCCAAATTTCCGGCAACTTTGACATCATAAGGCACGACAGTAGTCGGATTAAAAGGATTCGGGTAATTGTTGCCAACAGTCAGAGAAGGCGCGTAATGCCCACACAGTCCGTTAAGGCTAATGAGTTGCATTTGGCTTGCGGCCTGATTAATCTGAAATTTTACAGCGACATCAACGTCAGACCAATTTTCCTCTCTAACTACTTCAAATTCCAGCCTTCCGATAGTATCTGAAACGGCAAGAATATTGGCCAAATAAAATCCGAATTTGACTTTTCCTTTTCGGTGATTAACCAGCAAATGTTCTTCTCGTAAAAATTTTGCTCCTCTAAACCTCAAAGCATTTTCCGGAAAATCTAATTCTCCGGCAAAAGACAAAAGCGAATCCGAATGAACAATTATCGGGACAGAAATTTTATTGGAAGAATGATATTCAATTTTACCTGCCAGAGCATAGTCAAAATTCCCCGCTTTTGCCATTCCCGATTGTGACCAGGCACCTGCGACATCGCCTAACAAAATTCCAGTGAAATTTGCATCAAAATAATCAGCTTCCAGGCTATCGTAATTCAACGAATCCGGCACAAAACGCCATTCGCCGACATGGTCTTGGCCAAATGGATCTAATTCGACTGCATATCTGGCGATTAATGCCGCGTCAAAAGCGGTAATTGACCCATTTTTGTCCACGTCCGCGGCAGATTGCTGGTTTGGATTGAGCGTATCTACTCCCACGGCATGCCTGAGTGTGAGCGCCGCGCTGTACATGGTAATGACATTGTTTTGAAAACGATCCAGTTTGTCTTTCTCCAGACGTACAGAGAAATCTTCGCCAGCCGTAAGATTCCCAAATTGAAAAGAGCCGGCGAAATTTGTGAGCATTCGATCACTCTGCGAACCAGCCAAATAGACAATCACGTTATCAATCGGATTTTGATTTGAATAATATTGAACCGATCCCGCAATTTGATGAGTCCGTTCAGCTAACAGCGGCTGCAAAACCTGGAAATAGGTCTCCGCCATGACATGGTAGCCGATGTCGTTGGGGTGGACGTTGTCAACCATGTACTCGTCGGCCCAATTACTATTTTTATCAAAAGCTGAAAATTGATCAACTAAATAAATATCATAGCCCTGGGTTTTCTTTTCATTAAATAAACTTTCAATACGCACATTAAGACGTTCATTGTAAATATACTCATTTTCCCATGTCACGCGGCGTGGAATTAATTTGCAAAACAAAATTTTTATTTGTGGTTTGTAATTATAAATTTTATCTAAAATGCCTTCAATTTCTACAATCGTTTGTGAATTCGGCTGGCCGGAGCTAACATCATTCGTGCCAATGTGCAACAGAATTACATCAGGATCGCTGTCAACCAGCCAAGTATCGACTTCTGCCAGTACTTGATCCGCTTTCCACCCTGGATGGCCTTCGTGATCTGAGTCGAAACCAAACCCGTCTGACAAACTTCCCACAAAATCAAAGTCGAAACCCATATTCAATAGCATAAAATACAGGTCATCGCGAAAACCGGCATAAGGCGGATCTCCCCCTTTGCCTGTTGTAATTGAGTCTCCCAAAGGCATTATTTTTACTTGAGCAAATAGTGCTTCAGCAGAAAGAAGAAGCAGCGCTGTCCACAGGCATCTTTTTTTCACAAAGCGAATGACGTGCCCCCTAAAAACCTCACATCGCCCGGATTAAAATTTATGAAAATCCGGGCGAAAATTTTGGCGCTCGTTATTTCATGAGAATCATTTTTTTCAATTCGCTAAAATAGTCGGTTTCAATCCGGTACAAGTAAACTCCTGAAGGCAATCGCCTGCCGCTCCCGTCTAGGGCTTTCCAGCGAATGGTGTAAAATCCCGCCGGCTGCGTTTCACTGACCAGAGTTTCAATTAGCTGCCCTTGCATATTGTAGACTTTCAGCAGCACGTGGGTTTGTTGCGCCAATTGATAATTGATACTCGTTCCCGGATTGAACGGATTGGGATAATTTTGAGAAAGAGAAAAATTATCCGGAATCTGTTTTTTCTGCTTATCGACGCTGGAAATCGTTCGAAAATGAGCAGTGATATTTTTGTTGCCATCAATCTGAATAATTGCCGGATTGTCTATTCCTTCCAGGTCGCCGGTCCAGTCATCGAATACGTAACCCGATATGGGCAACGGCGTTAAAATAACTACGTCGCCATCTCGATACCGAGACTTGAACGGCGTACGATTCACGCTTCCGGCGCTTTCCGGATCGATTGTGACGGAAATCGAGTAGTAAACGCTCAAAATCACAATCGGCTTGCCATCTGTCCAGTCGGAAACAATGCTGTTATTTGCCGCTGAACGCGCCCGAGCTTTGACTTTGTGAGTGCCCACTAAATTGTAAATATGACTCGCCGCCGAATCTCCCCAGGCAGACAAAGTGCCATCGCCCCAATCAAATTGGTATTGCACTGCATTCCCGAAACTACTCACTGAGCCTCCGGTTGTAAAAGCAATTGAATGTTCTAAATAACCTGTATCCGGACTGGCAATGAACATCGGCATTGATACGGTTTCTTGCGTTTGCTTGAAGAAAGCGATGATGCTTCGATTCCCATTTAGTGTTACAGTATCCGGATTCGTCGTACCCGTTAAATCGCCCTCCCAGTGGTCAAATTGATAACCGGAAGTGCCAATTGCAGACACCGCCACTTTTTCACCGAATCCGTACTTGTTTTTGTTTGGATTCTTTGTGACTAATCCTTTATCTGTCGGACTCACCGTTATGGTCAATATGTATCCCGTAACAGTGACCATCAGCGTGTCTGACCAATCAGAAATAACATTCGTGTGTGTTTTACAACGCGCCCGCGCTTTGATCGACATAATGCCTGTTACAGAATAAACGTGGTTTTGCAAATTTAATCCCCACTCTGAAAGCGAACCATCACCCCAGTCAAACTGATATTGCAATTCATGACCGAGATTACTGCTGCTGCCGGTTACGGCAAATTGCAGAGTTTGTCCTAAAATACCAGTTGTGGGACCGGTGGGTTTATTGGGTTGCGTCACAGTTTCCTGTGATTCCACAAAAACTGCCGTTACAGCTTTATTCCCCGTCATAATCAATTGTGCCGGAGTTTCGCTGCCCGTCAGATCACCGTTCCAGTGATCAAATGCATAGCCGCTAATTGCGCTCGGCGTTAGCGTCACGGTGTCGTCGTAAGCATATTCGGGTTTGGACGGTGATTTTCCCACAGTGCCACTTCCAACTGGATCAACAGCAATGGACAAGCTTAAACCAATGATATTAACGACTTGTACATTGTCGCCCCAGTTAGAAATAGACGTCGTATCGACCGCGCTTTTGGCTCGCGCTTTGACCGTTTTCGTCCCGCTGGAATTATAAATATGATCCTGAGTGTCGGCGCCCCAAGGCGACATGGTACCATCACCCCAGTCAAATTGATATTGTAAAGAATTACCCTGTTCACTGCTAGCCCCGCTCGCCATGAAGCTAAGCGGCTGCCCAATCATGCCAGTCTCAGGCCCGACGACAGAAGTCGGCGGGGAAATAAAATCCTGAGTGACTACAAAATAGGCATAAATTTCCTTGTCGCCGCTCATTTGAATATTTACAGGATTGCTGTTCCCTGAAATATCCCCCTCCCATCTATCAAAACGATAATTCGCATCTACCGCAGAAGGCGTATCTTCTTTCCCTGATGGGACATAATTCGGATTTGTTGTCAAAAGTAATTTATCCAGACGCGCGTTAACATCTCGAGAAATTACTTTCAATGAATGCTGCCCTTTTGACAAATTGAACGACTGAACCACATGATTATGCGATACTTTTTGCCATTTCCAAACATGATATTCCGGATCCAGATGCCAAGTGAGAACAGACTGGTCATCCATCTGAAAAAAGAAGCTGTCTTCTGTCCCGGAAAGAGCATAGCATCTACCCCAAATATAATACGTTCCCGAAGAGGGAATATCTACACCATAAGACGCGGTTGCAGACATTGGCGTAGAGCTGGTACTATATAGATAGTAATTTCCGGATGCTTGGGGATCGGTTCCCGTCGTAAATGGCGACGCATAATTACCACTCTCTGCCTCAAGTCTGATATTTGAGTTATACTCCTCTTTACCAGCAGGTTGATAAGTCGGATCGCTGGTAATAAGCAAATTATCCAGCCGAGCATTGATATCCCGCGTCACAATAGTTAGCGTATGCCAGCCAGGTGTCAAGTCAAATGTCTGTTCCACATGCCAATCAGATACTTTCTGCCATTTCCAGGCATTATAATATTCCGGATCCAAATGCCAGGTAAGCGTGTCAGAAGAGTTATCTACAATCAAAAAGAAACTATCTTCAGTGCTCGATAGCGCATAACATCGTCCCCAAATGAAATATGTTCCGAATTCCGAAACTTCAAACTGAATTTCCGCGCTCCCGCTTCCAGGATCTCTTGAGGTACCATAAATATATTGATTATCAGATGCCTCGTCGTCACTGCCAACAGCCATGTTGCCACTCAAGGCGCCGCTTTCAGCTTCCACTCGAATATTATCGTCTTTGGTTTTGGGGATGGCCATTAGCCTTACCCATTCAGCCGGATCGTAAACTGACTTAGAAGGATTTTTATCAATACTTCCCGATCCATCAGGAATGACATGAACAGTTAAGTTGTATTGAATTATTTCGGAAATCGTAACAGATAAGCCTGACGACCAATCTGATACTACTTGTGTGAACGTCTGGCTCCGCGCGCGCGCCTTTAATTCAAAAGTGCCATTTGTCACATAAGCATGAGTTCGCGTATCCCCCCCCCAACTGGATAAGTTTCCGTCACCAAAATCAAATTGATATTCGACTGGATTGCCTAAAGCAGATTGAGACCCGCCGGTTGAGAAAGTTAGAT comes from Calditrichota bacterium and encodes:
- a CDS encoding T9SS type A sorting domain-containing protein encodes the protein MPLGNSITMGRHGEPAGYRDDLSLMLQNEGINFDMVGSKNDGTGFYPHHEGHSGYRADEILDNLNNWLRLNPPDIVLLHIGTNDISQGESNESTIVEIENILDTIHNRNRNTIILFCNLIPRFDDYENRPQRTEDLNLLIYNLFTEKKAIGWDIHFVDQNNAIKQNPNWTAEWMDDYVHPNDAGYHVMAETFFQVLLPLLSDQTYQLAGHVRYYSNQNPIDNATVHLTGSQITQKSTNLSGYFQFSDLSAGGNFTIRPGKSQLDRSENRAITMYNAALTLRHAVGVDTLNQNQQLAADVDRNGMITAFDAALIARYVVELNPLTDDHTGEWDFIPALRNYSNLNSNHSHADFTGILLGDVAGAWSQAGLAKATDFENAVMTKIEFRSRNRVSLPIIVRSDSILSFSGEVEFPEEKLRFKGVNFSDTTPLLINHRLGKIIFGFYSANPIAVSDTIGSLEFEFIPDKNEFDASVVMRFQINQQASQTQIANLNVLRDPRTVAFTIGENYPNPFNPSTVIPYNVNVSGELNVRIFNMLGQEVKTLLNHSALPGKYELMWDGKDNAGTSVASGIYVCQFQLNGFVEKRTLVKLQ
- a CDS encoding T9SS type A sorting domain-containing protein, whose translation is MKRLKIVSGIWSILISSMIFAVAGFSQVQVALPDTTATIGDTIVVPLTVSELPDSIYSYQFTLIFDSTVIRYLGFAISQTLSEQWQPLQPFANDKTAGKILVGDYGVRPLSGSGQLIKLSFLAVGKHLDSTEIHFDQFLFNSGDPPVVTSDGKIRIFAPLITVNFRANVSDSVKIKIDEVQRILPFDTTWYSGTEHALGVAKEQIFHSDTRYVFDSWGDGGDTAHIVVANADTIFQCNFLSYFYVEVQSDFGVPTGEGWYLSGSKAFVSVDSLIAFGDTTRAVFLNWEGAQSSSEASFSFAVTEAAVETANWQLQHFLTIVSDYGNPAGSGWYDAGDSAYFSVDAADSVNSAERFVFASWQGTGIGSYSGSDFASLVIMNHPITETADWRHEFYLQIMSEPDSLVEFTQTGWHEADTVIEIFTPNNLLWKNEIKYQFDRWVFDGDSLWGNPINVVMDKAHELRSVYRADSILVTIAGNFTDLPVYVDGARFSLPYQQFWQFESEHEIGVDSIVTNQDSASRFVFVAWEDGGTRFHQLRADSVLTPKVEFQRQFYLSIKTDPAGLWEFSQIGWHDQDDTVEISEAPEIILQNTDTLRLENWLVDGAPMAGNPISVVMDSAHMAIAQYNYWLTISGLILDGRGQPVSDVLVQLSGGKVDSVVCDENGYFGFYELEPGNYVVSPQADWAIFDPQQREVVLGNASNEGVNFVAIDTVKPVVAVLFPNGGEKLYAGDGDTLRWEASDNRAIDSLIFALSLDNGVHWQNLGALGVDFIDSSGIFLWQIPDSATEVGLARVTVIDFDGNSSEDISDGTFEIARHSGVKKQKGENSPAEFQLGQNYPNPFNNSTVIPFQLATGDHVVVEIFNFRGQRVARIFAGNLKAGSHEIRWNGRDDNGFVVGSGIYFFQIKTSKGKKAANKLLLLK
- a CDS encoding family 10 glycosylhydrolase; this translates as MRLKLLALIFFCLSFVLKAGTPNEEFRATWVITWEYISSSSSQSQIKARIRKIMDDHKKANMNAVLFQIRQSGTAYYSSSYEPWGYYAGYRDPGFDPLAYAIQEAHKRGLELHAWFNVFAASSTHEGTPAAEHPEWITRDQDGNPMTQHIALSPGLEEVRNYTIQVAMEIVRKYDIDGLHLDYVRWNEYTNSPRSLKFGKIASEKRFLDGMITEEQIEELNTNMSGRYLYDYQHPFSAGVPQGFSSWDDWWRWSVTDFVRVLHDSIQAVKPHVRLSVAALGRYNWGGWQGYSSVYQDAALWFNDGYIEQLTPMHYHWLSGPEFYGMLKGNGSESWQPWIQKGIQDGRLYSVGPPSYRLEDNNIWSRHESIVDYSRRVPWVDGFQFFSYGSWEDYNYWEKAKSLFFQRKTKIRASKTIDSTPPDSPTITLQKIDSLDYVLTIVPAATVTENQWFAVYRSEDDTPDVDNDEIINIHFGKDNYSTFDRFDGLQDYNGTYKYFATTLDRFWNESAPSTLAQGDSLPSFAPIVVDADPAPGDTIPANSMIRFQFSKTMVPESIENAVTLSPSATISEYHWSDDFKSVTLVFDSPLQPAAEYSLTLSANVTDVNNTPLDGNGDGVAGDDFTLQFYTLPNDLNGPVVVQSNPNIDNQTTNFPIDGVMTIVFSEPLDPTTVNNNTIQLFDSNGLIPSNYKLTPIRKKAIVSVQTSSPLENDASYTLVFSSEISDTAGNTLGNDISIDFKTSNVYYQETIDIEKFMSLTNWEQPNYSGSTVGIVIPNTAFEMSGEAYLPSASSRQRNSARLRYEWDSNAAEYLLREYASGSGVKNVKFDTSYVLQCFVFGDGSKNKFRFSLREENGQGYPLEVSQWVTINWYGWKIVEWDLSDPNSVGTWLGNEILDGSKYYIDSFQLTHENKESESDGKLFFDNLRIVKKSQVPSEVETEKTQLPRTLVLRQNYPNPFNPTTTISFSIPEKGLAQLTVFDVLGRNVAAVINETLEPGTYQIPFDGSNLPSGIYIYRLRFENKTFSKQMLLMK